One segment of Aquimarina sp. BL5 DNA contains the following:
- the cmk gene encoding (d)CMP kinase has translation MDRKIIIAIDGHSSTGKSTVARQLAKELGYIYVDTGAMYRAVTLYAMRHKFIDESEIDKKALEQSLHLINIRFEVSSETGLAEVMLNDENVEKEIRTLEVSRQVSPIAAISMVRRKLVEQQQLMGKDRGIVMDGRDIGTVVFPNAELKLFMTATAKDRAERRYNELLERGENVSYEDVLKNVVNRDHIDSTRKDSPLRKADDAITIDNSNLTLVEQFDQIHTIAKDAIAQKNLLS, from the coding sequence GTGGATAGAAAAATAATCATTGCAATAGACGGTCATTCATCTACTGGTAAAAGCACTGTAGCTAGACAATTGGCAAAAGAATTAGGATATATTTATGTGGATACAGGGGCTATGTATCGAGCCGTTACTTTATATGCTATGCGACATAAGTTTATCGATGAGTCTGAGATTGATAAAAAAGCATTAGAACAGAGCCTTCATTTAATTAATATTAGGTTTGAGGTTAGTTCGGAAACAGGGCTTGCGGAAGTAATGTTGAATGATGAAAATGTAGAAAAAGAAATAAGAACGCTAGAGGTTTCTAGACAAGTAAGCCCAATTGCTGCTATATCAATGGTTCGAAGAAAATTGGTAGAACAACAACAATTAATGGGTAAAGACAGAGGAATAGTGATGGATGGCAGAGATATTGGAACAGTTGTTTTTCCGAATGCAGAATTGAAATTATTTATGACAGCAACCGCAAAAGATAGGGCAGAGCGGAGGTATAATGAACTTTTGGAAAGAGGAGAAAATGTTAGTTATGAAGATGTTCTAAAAAATGTAGTTAATAGAGATCATATCGATAGTACAAGAAAAGATTCTCCACTTCGCAAGGCTGATGATGCTATAACAATTGATAATTCTAATCTTACTCTTGTAGAACAATTTGATCAAATACATACTATAGCAAAGGATGCTATCGCCCAAAAAAACTTATTAAGCTAA
- a CDS encoding rod shape-determining protein codes for MGFFDFLTDKIAVDLGTTNTLITHKGKIAIDAPSIIAVNRISGKIIAVGKEASYMRGKIHKNIKTFYPLRNGVIANFDLSEKMLKILIKTLSDISSAIFIKSYKMIIAIPCGITKVEMRAVRDSAKRLNAKKVYLIAEPMAAAIGAGIDVLQPKGHMVIDIGGGTTEIAVITLGGIISGQSVKIAGNVFNEDIIQYIRENHNLHIGEGTAEDIKIKIGSALDILESPPEKIPVQGRDMLTGKPKQVYITHKEIAKSLDKSITQIENAVLDTLSDIPPEISADIYNTGIFLTGGGSMLRGLDKRFSRATELPVYKGENPLEVVVKGSEMVLKNLNRYTNVLIKNS; via the coding sequence ATGGGCTTTTTTGATTTTTTAACTGATAAAATAGCAGTAGATCTAGGAACAACTAACACGCTAATAACACACAAAGGTAAAATAGCAATCGATGCTCCTTCGATTATAGCTGTTAACAGAATTAGCGGAAAAATAATCGCAGTCGGGAAAGAGGCTAGTTATATGCGGGGCAAAATTCATAAGAATATTAAAACCTTTTATCCGCTAAGAAATGGAGTCATTGCCAATTTTGATTTATCCGAGAAGATGCTCAAAATTCTCATCAAGACACTATCTGATATAAGCAGTGCTATTTTTATTAAATCTTACAAAATGATCATAGCAATTCCCTGTGGAATCACTAAAGTAGAAATGCGAGCCGTAAGAGACTCTGCTAAACGTCTTAATGCAAAAAAAGTATACTTAATTGCAGAACCTATGGCCGCAGCAATTGGAGCTGGAATTGATGTCCTACAACCTAAGGGACATATGGTAATAGATATTGGAGGAGGTACTACAGAAATTGCAGTAATTACACTTGGCGGAATTATATCAGGCCAGTCAGTAAAAATAGCAGGAAATGTGTTTAACGAGGACATCATTCAGTACATAAGAGAAAACCATAATTTGCATATTGGAGAAGGTACTGCTGAGGATATTAAAATTAAGATTGGTTCTGCTTTAGATATATTAGAATCACCACCAGAAAAAATACCTGTACAAGGTAGAGATATGCTAACAGGTAAGCCGAAACAAGTTTATATTACTCATAAAGAAATTGCTAAAAGTCTGGATAAATCCATTACACAGATAGAAAATGCAGTACTAGATACGTTATCAGATATTCCTCCTGAAATTTCTGCAGATATATATAATACCGGTATTTTCTTAACCGGAGGTGGATCTATGCTTAGAGGTCTTGATAAAAGATTCTCTAGGGCTACAGAATTACCTGTTTACAAAGGAGAAAATCCGTTGGAAGTTGTTGTAAAAGGAAGTGAAATGGTCCTAAAAAATCTTAATAGATACACTAATGTCTTAATAAAAAACTCGTAA
- the porQ gene encoding type IX secretion system protein PorQ, whose protein sequence is MMRKYIFLVLLFFTALTYSQIGGRYTYQFLNLVSSPRQAALGGKYVTGYNMDPTSAMLNPAAINIDMDNQLAVNYVNYIADVNYGSVSYAKAFGEKRRVFHAGITYINYGKFDGFDEFGNETGDFGAGEVAISVGYGYAIPNSNFHVGASGKFISSKLEQYTSLGGALDLGLIYHNPDSKFDFGLAVRNLGTQFTTYENTREDLPLSVDMGFAQTLKNVPIRWNLTLENLQVWDVAFRNPARDITDLEGNVEADDPGFLNNALRHVVVGLEFFPESGFNIRLGYNFRRSEELRIEDQRSFAGLSGGFSLKLGKFRFAYSYARYNSAASSSTFGVNVNLQ, encoded by the coding sequence ATGATGCGTAAATACATATTTCTGGTACTACTTTTTTTTACCGCTTTGACCTATTCACAAATAGGAGGGAGATATACCTATCAATTCTTGAATTTGGTTTCGTCTCCAAGACAGGCAGCACTTGGTGGTAAGTACGTTACTGGTTATAATATGGACCCTACTTCTGCGATGCTTAATCCAGCAGCGATTAATATCGATATGGATAATCAATTAGCTGTAAACTATGTGAATTATATTGCCGATGTTAACTATGGGTCTGTATCATATGCAAAAGCTTTTGGAGAAAAAAGACGAGTATTCCATGCCGGAATCACCTATATAAATTATGGTAAGTTTGATGGTTTTGATGAATTTGGAAATGAAACCGGAGATTTTGGAGCTGGTGAAGTAGCAATATCAGTAGGATACGGATATGCTATACCTAATTCGAATTTTCATGTAGGTGCCAGCGGAAAATTTATTTCTTCGAAGTTAGAGCAATATACATCCTTGGGTGGTGCATTAGATCTAGGTTTGATATATCATAATCCTGATTCAAAATTTGATTTTGGACTAGCTGTTCGTAACTTGGGGACACAATTTACCACGTATGAGAATACAAGAGAGGATTTACCACTATCAGTGGATATGGGATTTGCTCAAACATTAAAAAATGTTCCAATCCGATGGAATCTAACTCTTGAAAATTTACAGGTATGGGATGTAGCATTCCGAAATCCTGCACGGGATATTACGGATCTAGAAGGAAATGTGGAAGCTGATGATCCTGGTTTTTTAAATAATGCGTTGCGCCACGTGGTGGTAGGGTTGGAGTTTTTTCCAGAAAGTGGATTTAATATTCGCTTAGGGTATAATTTCAGAAGATCTGAAGAATTAAGAATAGAAGATCAACGATCATTTGCAGGACTTAGCGGTGGATTTTCTCTAAAACTTGGTAAATTTAGATTTGCTTATTCTTATGCTCGTTACAATTCTGCAGCTTCTTCCAGTACTTTTGGTGTAAATGTAAATCTTCAATAG
- a CDS encoding LysM peptidoglycan-binding domain-containing protein — protein MVKAKYQDVLDLGQELNIQNGDVSEDNGVLKVKGTANTQYEKNQLWDKIKEIGGEAPADIVADIDVADTSVYHRHTVKSGESLSKIAKHYFKDPMKYKEIFAANTHILKNPDVIHPDQELIIPNL, from the coding sequence ATGGTTAAAGCAAAATATCAAGATGTTTTGGATCTAGGACAAGAATTGAATATCCAAAATGGAGACGTTTCTGAAGATAATGGAGTACTTAAAGTAAAAGGAACTGCAAATACTCAATATGAAAAAAATCAACTTTGGGATAAGATAAAAGAAATTGGAGGAGAAGCCCCTGCTGATATTGTAGCGGATATTGATGTAGCAGATACATCTGTATATCACAGACATACTGTAAAAAGTGGAGAGTCTTTAAGTAAAATAGCGAAGCACTACTTTAAAGACCCAATGAAGTACAAGGAGATTTTTGCTGCAAACACTCATATTCTTAAGAATCCTGATGTTATTCATCCTGATCAAGAATTAATTATCCCTAATCTATAA